The following are encoded together in the Pectobacterium punjabense genome:
- the leuD gene encoding 3-isopropylmalate dehydratase small subunit, with the protein MAKFTQHTGLVVPLDAANVDTDAIIPKQFLQKVTRTGFGQHLFHDWRFLDDAGQQPNPEFVLNKPQYKGASILLARENFGCGSSREHAPWALTDYGFKVVIAPSFADIFYGNSFNNQLLPVKLSDEEVDELFKLVDGQEGINFTVDLENQVVQAGSKSYPFEIDSFRRHCMINGLDSIGLTLQHEASITEYEKNQPAFLN; encoded by the coding sequence ATGGCTAAATTTACTCAACACACAGGTCTGGTGGTTCCTCTGGATGCCGCTAACGTCGATACCGACGCCATTATCCCCAAGCAGTTTCTGCAAAAGGTGACGCGTACCGGTTTCGGCCAACATCTGTTCCACGACTGGCGTTTTCTGGACGACGCCGGCCAACAGCCCAACCCTGAGTTTGTGCTGAACAAGCCACAATACAAAGGGGCAAGCATCCTGCTGGCGCGCGAAAACTTCGGCTGCGGCTCTTCCCGTGAGCACGCGCCGTGGGCGCTGACCGATTACGGCTTCAAAGTCGTTATCGCCCCAAGCTTTGCCGATATCTTCTACGGCAACTCGTTTAACAACCAACTGCTGCCAGTGAAGTTGAGCGACGAAGAAGTAGACGAACTGTTCAAACTGGTTGATGGTCAAGAAGGCATTAACTTCACCGTCGATCTGGAAAATCAGGTCGTTCAGGCAGGCAGCAAAAGCTATCCATTTGAAATCGACAGCTTCCGTCGTCACTGCATGATCAACGGATTAGACAGTATCGGCCTGACGCTGCAACACGAAGCATCGATTACCGAGTATGAAAAGAATCAGCCTGCATTTTTGAACTGA
- a CDS encoding AraC family transcriptional regulator: MHKKLVAQEQTNFRHLEALGGLDMLQAQYYQQRFPRHVHDTYCISVIEQGAQRFYRSGAEHVAPKGDIILVNADDVHTGSSEVETGWAYRAIYPHPDLFRSINQDLQREKDSIPWFPDAVVHDPGLAEQLLMTFNMLAQPGNMLLKETLLLSSLTWLTMRYSKTRLTPQTLPVSTQNILNVKAFMDGYPERELALVELAELAELSVWHFLRQFKAVVGITPHAYLIQARLRKAKDLLRKGNTILDVSVQCGFTDQSHFHRHFKNSLGLTPGEFAKGNV, from the coding sequence GTGCATAAAAAGCTGGTTGCGCAAGAGCAGACAAATTTCAGACACCTGGAGGCACTCGGTGGTCTGGATATGTTGCAGGCGCAGTACTACCAGCAACGCTTTCCTCGTCATGTTCATGATACCTATTGCATCAGCGTGATTGAACAGGGCGCTCAGCGCTTTTATCGCTCTGGTGCGGAGCACGTTGCGCCTAAAGGTGACATCATTTTGGTGAATGCAGACGATGTGCATACGGGAAGTTCCGAGGTAGAAACCGGCTGGGCCTATCGAGCCATTTATCCTCATCCTGACCTTTTTCGCTCAATTAATCAGGATCTTCAACGCGAAAAGGATTCCATTCCGTGGTTTCCTGACGCTGTGGTGCACGATCCAGGATTGGCGGAACAACTGCTCATGACCTTCAATATGCTTGCTCAGCCGGGCAATATGCTATTGAAAGAAACGCTGCTGTTGTCGTCATTAACCTGGCTGACGATGCGCTATAGCAAGACTCGTCTTACGCCACAGACGCTACCTGTTTCGACCCAAAATATATTGAATGTTAAAGCGTTTATGGACGGCTATCCTGAGAGAGAACTCGCCCTTGTTGAACTGGCAGAACTTGCCGAGCTTAGCGTATGGCACTTCTTACGGCAGTTTAAGGCCGTTGTCGGTATCACACCCCACGCTTATTTGATTCAAGCGCGCTTGCGTAAGGCGAAAGATCTACTGCGTAAAGGCAACACGATTCTTGATGTTTCGGTACAGTGTGGTTTTACCGATCAGAGCCACTTCCACCGTCATTTCAAAAATTCGTTGGGGCTGACGCCGGGCGAGTTTGCTAAAGGCAACGTATAA
- the leuB gene encoding 3-isopropylmalate dehydrogenase — protein sequence MTKSYHIAVLPGDGIGPEVMAQAHKVLDAVRQRFGIRITTSEYDVGGIAIDRQGTPLPQATVTGCEQADAILFGSVGGPKWEHLPPAEQPERGALLPLRKHFKLFSNLRPARLYQGLEAFCPLRSDIAAKGFDILCVRELTGGIYFGQPKGREGSGQYERAFDTEVYHRFEIERIAHIAFESARKRRSIVTSIDKANVLQSSILWREIVTEVAKAYPDVKLSHLYIDNATMQLIKDPSQFDVMLCSNLFGDILSDECAMITGSMGMLPSASLNEQGFGLYEPAGGSAPDIAGKDIANPIAQILSLALLLRYSLGADDAAEAIEKAVNTALAEGYRTADLASASNAIGTSEMGDVIARFVAQGA from the coding sequence ATGACAAAGAGCTACCATATCGCCGTTTTACCCGGAGACGGCATTGGCCCAGAAGTAATGGCGCAGGCCCACAAAGTACTGGATGCGGTGCGTCAGCGTTTTGGTATCCGCATTACCACCAGTGAATACGACGTTGGCGGTATCGCCATTGACCGTCAGGGCACACCATTGCCGCAGGCGACCGTCACGGGCTGCGAGCAGGCCGATGCGATTCTGTTTGGTTCCGTGGGCGGGCCGAAATGGGAACATTTGCCACCCGCAGAGCAACCGGAACGCGGTGCATTATTGCCTTTGCGTAAGCACTTCAAACTGTTCAGCAACCTGCGTCCCGCACGTCTGTATCAAGGACTGGAAGCATTTTGTCCACTGCGTAGCGACATCGCCGCAAAAGGCTTTGATATCCTGTGCGTCCGTGAACTGACGGGTGGGATCTACTTTGGTCAGCCGAAAGGACGCGAAGGTAGCGGTCAGTATGAGCGCGCATTCGATACTGAGGTGTATCACCGTTTCGAGATTGAGCGCATCGCACATATCGCGTTTGAATCTGCCCGTAAACGCCGCAGTATCGTGACTTCCATCGATAAAGCCAACGTGCTGCAAAGCTCTATTTTGTGGCGCGAGATCGTCACAGAAGTCGCTAAAGCCTATCCAGATGTGAAGCTGTCCCATCTGTATATCGATAACGCGACAATGCAGTTAATTAAAGATCCCTCTCAGTTTGACGTGATGCTGTGTTCTAACCTGTTCGGTGACATTCTGTCCGACGAGTGCGCCATGATTACTGGCTCCATGGGTATGCTGCCTTCCGCGAGCTTGAACGAACAAGGCTTTGGTCTGTACGAACCTGCTGGCGGTTCCGCACCGGATATCGCCGGTAAAGACATTGCTAACCCGATCGCACAGATTCTGTCGTTGGCGCTGCTGCTGCGTTACAGTCTGGGTGCAGATGATGCCGCAGAGGCGATCGAAAAAGCCGTCAATACTGCGCTGGCTGAGGGCTACCGCACCGCCGATCTGGCAAGCGCCAGCAACGCGATCGGTACCAGTGAAATGGGCGACGTTATTGCGCGTTTCGTGGCGCAAGGGGCATAA
- a CDS encoding AzlD domain-containing protein: MSWLLIFVLAGIVFFNRYIFLEPAVPVKIPVLLHRALKYSAPCLLTAICGPIILMEHGVIRAFPDNPYFLGAIVSVVISFFIRNIVVAVLLSMLAFYMIAALL, encoded by the coding sequence ATGAGTTGGTTATTGATATTCGTTCTGGCGGGGATCGTATTTTTTAATCGTTATATTTTCCTCGAACCCGCCGTGCCGGTAAAAATCCCCGTTTTACTGCATCGTGCATTAAAGTATTCTGCGCCATGTTTACTCACCGCGATTTGTGGGCCGATTATTTTAATGGAACACGGCGTGATTCGCGCCTTTCCTGATAACCCGTATTTTCTCGGCGCGATAGTGAGTGTCGTGATTTCATTCTTTATCAGAAATATAGTAGTCGCGGTGCTCTTGAGTATGCTGGCTTTCTATATGATTGCCGCCTTGCTTTAG
- the leuA gene encoding 2-isopropylmalate synthase, which yields MSEQVIIFDTTLRDGEQALQASLSVKEKLQIAFALERMGVDVMEVGFPVSSPGDFESVQTIARNIKNSRVCGLTRCVEKDIDVAAEALRVAEAFRIHTFIATSPMHISTKLRSTLDEVIERAIYMIKRARNYTDDVEFSCEDAGRTPIPDLCRVVEAAINAGARTINIPDTVGYTMPHEFGNIIASLYQRVPNIDKAIISVHTHDDLGLAVGNAMAAVHAGARQVEGTLNGIGERAGNCSLEEVIMAIKTRHNLLNVHTNINHQEIYRTSQLVSQICNMPIPANKAVVGANAFAHSSGIHQDGVLKNRENYEIMTPESIGLKEVQLNLTSRSGRAAVKHRMEEMGYQDSDYNLDDLYSAFLKLADKKGQVFDYDLEALAFISRQQEEPEFYSLDYFSVQSGSSVMATASVKLICGEETQSEAATGNGPVDAVYQAINRITGYQVSLVKYQLTAKGQGRDALGQVDIVADYQGRRFHGVGLATDIVESSAQAMVNVLNNIKRAQQVEKEIQRLQQHNNQQQNDSKQQNSQETV from the coding sequence ATGAGCGAGCAAGTCATTATTTTTGATACCACATTACGCGATGGTGAACAGGCTTTACAGGCGAGTTTGAGCGTAAAAGAAAAGCTGCAAATTGCCTTTGCCCTGGAACGTATGGGCGTTGATGTCATGGAAGTCGGCTTTCCCGTGTCATCTCCCGGCGACTTTGAATCCGTTCAGACCATTGCCCGCAACATCAAGAATAGTCGTGTGTGCGGTCTGACCCGCTGTGTCGAAAAGGATATCGATGTCGCCGCAGAAGCACTGCGCGTCGCAGAGGCCTTCCGTATCCACACCTTCATCGCCACCTCACCGATGCACATCTCCACCAAGCTGCGCAGCACGCTGGATGAAGTCATTGAACGCGCTATTTACATGATCAAACGCGCGCGTAACTACACAGACGATGTTGAATTCTCCTGTGAAGATGCAGGCCGCACGCCAATCCCCGATCTGTGTCGCGTGGTCGAAGCTGCAATTAACGCGGGCGCTCGCACCATTAATATCCCGGACACCGTCGGCTACACCATGCCGCATGAGTTCGGCAATATCATCGCTTCACTGTATCAACGTGTCCCCAATATCGATAAAGCCATCATTTCTGTTCACACTCACGACGATCTGGGCTTGGCCGTCGGCAATGCCATGGCGGCGGTTCATGCAGGTGCTCGTCAGGTAGAAGGCACGTTGAACGGTATCGGTGAACGTGCGGGTAACTGCTCACTGGAAGAAGTGATCATGGCGATAAAAACTCGCCATAACCTCCTGAATGTCCACACCAACATCAATCATCAGGAAATCTACCGCACCAGCCAACTGGTCAGCCAGATTTGCAACATGCCTATTCCTGCCAACAAAGCGGTCGTCGGTGCCAACGCCTTCGCCCACTCTTCAGGCATTCATCAGGATGGCGTGCTGAAGAATCGTGAAAACTACGAAATCATGACGCCGGAATCCATCGGGCTGAAAGAAGTGCAGTTGAACCTGACTTCTCGCTCTGGCCGTGCCGCCGTGAAACACCGTATGGAAGAAATGGGCTACCAAGACAGCGATTACAATCTGGACGACTTGTACTCCGCTTTCCTGAAACTGGCAGATAAAAAAGGTCAGGTATTTGATTACGATCTGGAAGCGCTGGCCTTTATCAGCCGTCAGCAGGAAGAACCTGAATTCTACAGTTTGGACTATTTCAGCGTTCAGTCTGGCTCCAGCGTAATGGCAACCGCTTCGGTCAAGCTGATCTGTGGTGAAGAAACCCAGTCAGAAGCCGCAACGGGTAATGGTCCGGTAGATGCCGTTTATCAGGCGATCAACCGCATTACGGGTTATCAGGTTTCGCTGGTTAAATACCAACTGACGGCCAAAGGTCAGGGGCGTGATGCGCTGGGTCAGGTTGATATCGTCGCGGATTATCAGGGCCGTCGTTTCCACGGCGTCGGTTTGGCGACGGATATCGTTGAATCTTCCGCGCAGGCAATGGTAAATGTATTAAACAACATTAAACGTGCTCAGCAGGTAGAAAAAGAAATTCAACGTCTGCAACAGCACAATAACCAACAACAAAACGATAGCAAACAACAAAACAGTCAGGAAACAGTGTGA
- a CDS encoding helix-turn-helix transcriptional regulator → MTTYHFSLTLAGVCADTAGLEDALFASGCDDALICFYGSAVYLEFDRESPRFSTAVISAIHDIESAGIQARVHSVDAVWVGISDIAALSTMSRQAIALLKDGKRGAGDFPSPVQRLRGTSPLWEWSDVADWLAKQKKIPQSLADNARELATINLALQIRNARQQDELARYCALLSEGKPLREQVIT, encoded by the coding sequence ATGACAACGTATCACTTTTCTCTCACGCTAGCGGGCGTTTGCGCAGATACGGCTGGGCTGGAAGATGCACTTTTTGCCAGCGGCTGCGACGACGCGTTGATCTGCTTCTATGGCAGCGCCGTCTATCTCGAATTTGATCGAGAAAGCCCCCGTTTTTCTACCGCGGTCATCAGCGCTATTCATGACATCGAGTCAGCAGGTATCCAGGCCAGAGTCCACTCCGTTGATGCAGTCTGGGTTGGGATCAGTGATATCGCAGCCTTGTCTACGATGTCGCGTCAGGCGATTGCGCTTCTCAAAGATGGAAAACGTGGCGCAGGCGATTTCCCCTCCCCAGTCCAACGTTTACGCGGCACATCACCGCTGTGGGAGTGGAGCGATGTCGCAGACTGGCTGGCCAAACAAAAAAAAATCCCACAATCGTTAGCCGACAACGCTCGGGAGCTTGCCACGATTAATCTGGCCTTACAGATACGAAATGCCCGCCAACAGGATGAATTAGCACGCTATTGTGCACTGCTCAGCGAAGGTAAGCCATTACGTGAACAAGTCATTACGTGA
- a CDS encoding AMP-dependent synthetase/ligase, producing MTNHLQPYHVVHRVQDRINHCAGRIALREWTPTGEQQLTWTQAGQRIQRIASALLAQGVDVQERVAIFSHNSMNWSLADLALLHLRAISVPVYATNTAAQAAFIINDADIRTIFVGGQEQLDALLALRDTCPQLRNIIVMDNGVNLRGSDIAQSLHEFEAQAVDDFWRDEWQTRIDSRDLNDLFTLIYTSGTTGEPKGVMLDYTNMAMQLKLHDDRLDMSENDVSLCFLPLSHVFERAWSFVIMHRGAQNVYLSNTNLVREAMQAVKPTVMCAVPRFYEKVYSAIHEKVAQAPWYRQRLFNWAVTQGQHAFLASQTAKKGGLFRRVMHHYADRLVLGKLRQLLGGEIRFMPAAGARLDDNIILFFRSIGIRIIYGYGMTETCATVSCWEENRFRLGSIGTPLPGIDVRIGEEKEIQVRGATIMRGYFHRPQETADAFTEDGWLKTGDAGELDANGNLFITERLKDLMKTSGGKYIAPQHLEGTLGQDRFIEQVAIIADTRKYVSALIVPCFEALEEYAHSINLKYHDRLELLRHSHIIELFEQRLREMQKELSRVEQVKKFTLLPVPFSMAEGELTPTLKLRRKIINQRYQLEIDAMYAES from the coding sequence ATGACTAATCATTTACAGCCATACCATGTGGTGCACCGGGTTCAAGATCGGATCAATCACTGCGCAGGTCGTATTGCGCTGCGCGAGTGGACGCCTACGGGCGAGCAGCAACTCACCTGGACACAGGCCGGACAGCGCATTCAGCGCATTGCCAGCGCGCTCTTAGCGCAGGGCGTGGATGTTCAGGAACGGGTTGCGATTTTCTCTCACAATTCGATGAATTGGTCGCTAGCCGACCTGGCATTGTTGCACCTGCGCGCAATCAGTGTGCCAGTTTATGCCACGAATACGGCGGCACAGGCGGCGTTCATTATCAATGACGCGGATATTCGTACGATATTCGTCGGGGGTCAGGAGCAATTGGATGCGCTGCTGGCGCTGCGCGATACCTGCCCACAGTTGCGAAACATTATCGTGATGGATAACGGCGTTAACCTGCGCGGTAGCGACATCGCACAATCCCTGCATGAATTTGAAGCGCAGGCCGTAGACGATTTCTGGCGTGATGAATGGCAAACGCGCATCGACAGCCGCGATCTCAACGATCTATTTACGCTGATTTATACCTCTGGCACTACCGGCGAGCCGAAAGGCGTCATGCTGGATTACACCAACATGGCGATGCAGCTTAAGCTGCATGACGATCGTCTGGATATGTCAGAAAATGACGTATCGCTCTGTTTCTTACCGCTTTCCCACGTATTTGAGCGCGCCTGGAGCTTTGTCATTATGCACCGCGGCGCGCAGAACGTGTATCTCAGCAACACAAATCTGGTGCGTGAGGCAATGCAGGCGGTGAAGCCGACGGTGATGTGTGCCGTTCCCCGTTTTTATGAAAAAGTGTATAGCGCCATCCATGAAAAAGTGGCGCAGGCGCCGTGGTATCGCCAGCGGCTCTTCAACTGGGCTGTCACGCAGGGGCAACACGCTTTTCTGGCGAGCCAAACCGCGAAGAAGGGCGGTCTTTTCCGTCGCGTGATGCACCACTATGCCGACCGTCTGGTGTTAGGGAAACTGCGCCAGCTTCTGGGCGGCGAAATTCGCTTTATGCCGGCAGCAGGCGCACGGCTGGATGACAATATCATTCTGTTTTTCCGGTCGATCGGGATTCGCATTATTTATGGTTATGGTATGACCGAAACCTGCGCGACGGTTTCCTGCTGGGAAGAAAACCGTTTCCGCTTAGGCTCTATTGGCACGCCGCTACCGGGCATTGATGTCCGTATTGGCGAGGAAAAAGAGATCCAGGTGCGCGGGGCGACCATCATGCGGGGGTATTTCCATCGTCCGCAAGAAACCGCGGACGCTTTTACCGAAGATGGCTGGCTGAAAACGGGCGATGCGGGAGAGCTGGATGCCAACGGTAACCTGTTTATTACCGAGCGATTGAAAGATCTGATGAAAACCTCGGGCGGTAAATATATCGCACCGCAGCATCTGGAAGGGACGCTGGGGCAGGATCGTTTTATCGAACAGGTTGCGATTATCGCGGACACGCGTAAGTACGTGTCTGCGCTGATTGTTCCCTGTTTCGAGGCGCTGGAAGAATATGCTCACTCTATTAATCTGAAGTACCACGATCGTCTGGAACTGTTGCGTCACAGCCATATTATTGAGCTGTTCGAACAGCGCCTGCGAGAAATGCAGAAAGAGCTTTCTCGCGTTGAGCAGGTGAAGAAATTCACGCTATTGCCTGTGCCGTTTTCGATGGCTGAAGGGGAACTGACGCCAACGCTCAAGCTGCGCAGGAAGATCATCAATCAGCGTTACCAGCTGGAGATTGATGCGATGTACGCCGAGTCTTGA
- a CDS encoding methyl-accepting chemotaxis protein, translated as MSDVPYQSIALYEKPESWQSTPGVHNIKLTPLFVVVFSGVLLLFALAVATSSYFLKQAELSLNESTLELNVRMELVDSANHMRAARMNLLHAVNHLHNGLTNNYNASMKAAEERLMMSQQMFNGYQNRAVRADVEQARDNELKARYSDYVERGIKPMFDIAKRGNVDELNAFESTTLSKLDDEYDVPLKASYLYRVEMAKNINVTAERHSTLGYTLMTGAFILAIVLTGMTFLLIRRVIINPVQYWVSRIQAIAQGDLTRTSVDVGRNEIGILGGNIQQMQDSLSETVGSVRDSAESIHSSSTKIAVGNTDLSARTEQQAAALAETAASMEQLTAAVKQNTDNAHHASEVATETSSKAVNGGNIVEQVVDSMAGIAKSSDKISEIIALINGIAFQTNILALNAAVEAARAGEQGKGFAVVAGEVRSLAQRSANAATEIAALIKESETRVTEGTTLASEAGKAMAEIVAEINNVTRIMNEIALASDEQSSGINQVSLAISEMDRVTQQNATLVLEASSSAASLEQQAERLNLGVSRFHLM; from the coding sequence ATGAGCGATGTACCGTATCAGTCAATAGCGCTTTACGAAAAGCCAGAATCCTGGCAGTCCACCCCTGGGGTACATAACATTAAGCTGACGCCTCTCTTTGTTGTTGTTTTTTCTGGTGTTTTATTGCTCTTCGCTCTGGCTGTGGCGACGTCGTCCTATTTTTTGAAGCAAGCGGAATTGTCATTAAATGAATCAACGCTGGAATTGAACGTCCGGATGGAGTTAGTTGATAGCGCGAATCATATGCGTGCGGCACGTATGAATCTGTTGCATGCCGTGAACCACTTACATAATGGCCTTACGAACAATTACAACGCCAGTATGAAAGCCGCCGAAGAACGGCTGATGATGTCGCAACAAATGTTTAACGGATATCAAAATAGAGCGGTTCGCGCTGACGTTGAACAAGCACGTGATAATGAATTGAAAGCGCGTTATAGCGATTATGTTGAGCGGGGTATCAAGCCCATGTTTGATATCGCGAAACGGGGCAATGTTGACGAACTCAATGCGTTTGAGTCGACAACCCTGTCTAAGCTGGACGATGAGTATGACGTACCGCTGAAAGCGTCTTATCTTTATCGGGTTGAGATGGCAAAAAATATTAATGTGACGGCCGAAAGACATTCAACGTTGGGATATACGCTGATGACAGGGGCGTTTATTCTTGCCATTGTGCTAACTGGTATGACGTTCTTATTAATTCGTCGGGTCATTATTAATCCAGTGCAGTATTGGGTGTCGCGCATACAGGCTATCGCGCAGGGGGATTTGACGCGCACGAGCGTGGATGTGGGAAGAAATGAAATCGGCATTTTGGGGGGAAATATCCAGCAAATGCAGGATTCACTCTCCGAAACGGTTGGATCGGTGCGTGATAGTGCGGAGTCGATCCATAGTAGTTCGACGAAAATCGCCGTTGGTAACACAGACTTATCCGCTCGAACGGAACAGCAGGCTGCGGCACTGGCGGAAACAGCAGCCAGCATGGAGCAACTTACCGCAGCGGTGAAGCAGAATACCGATAATGCGCATCATGCCAGTGAGGTAGCGACGGAGACGTCTTCCAAGGCCGTAAACGGTGGCAATATTGTTGAACAGGTGGTGGATTCTATGGCTGGTATTGCCAAGAGTTCAGACAAAATCTCTGAGATTATCGCGCTCATTAATGGGATTGCATTCCAGACTAATATTCTAGCGCTGAATGCGGCAGTTGAAGCAGCCAGAGCAGGCGAGCAGGGCAAAGGATTCGCGGTGGTGGCAGGAGAAGTGCGTAGCCTGGCACAGCGTTCGGCTAACGCCGCAACGGAAATTGCCGCGTTGATTAAAGAATCCGAAACCAGAGTAACAGAAGGTACGACGCTGGCATCTGAAGCGGGTAAAGCGATGGCTGAGATTGTCGCTGAAATTAATAACGTTACCCGAATCATGAATGAGATCGCGCTGGCTTCCGATGAGCAAAGCAGCGGTATCAATCAGGTGTCGTTAGCAATATCAGAAATGGATCGGGTCACGCAACAAAATGCGACGCTGGTGTTGGAGGCCTCCTCATCAGCCGCATCTCTGGAGCAGCAGGCTGAGCGGTTAAATCTTGGCGTGTCCCGTTTTCACCTGATGTAG
- a CDS encoding AzlC family ABC transporter permease produces the protein MENTVARSSSESKDTISPWKHFMTGVVEMLPLCLSVVPWGILAGSMAIQSGLSVGQSIGMSAIIFAGAAQLVSLGLLMSGANVATLLISVFFITAQHLIYGLTLREYVSTLRLRKRLPIGFLLSDELFALSEKKDRKNNVSTSYLIGAGFTFYIFWNIFSILGVVMASSVPDLDKYHLDYSIVATFITIVVPMIKKISTFSGVLFSLFLSMLLTYFKIEGAIAIAGVGGMFFSVFIASVLKEEK, from the coding sequence ATGGAAAACACCGTAGCCCGTTCATCGTCGGAATCAAAAGATACGATTAGCCCGTGGAAGCATTTTATGACCGGCGTGGTTGAAATGCTTCCGCTCTGTTTGTCCGTGGTGCCATGGGGAATTCTCGCTGGTTCTATGGCTATCCAATCGGGATTATCTGTCGGGCAAAGTATCGGGATGTCCGCGATTATTTTTGCGGGAGCTGCGCAATTAGTCTCGCTAGGATTGCTCATGTCTGGGGCGAATGTCGCGACGCTATTAATCTCTGTTTTCTTTATCACCGCACAGCACCTGATATATGGCCTGACGCTGCGGGAATATGTTTCAACCTTGAGATTAAGAAAACGGCTGCCTATCGGTTTTTTATTGTCAGATGAGCTTTTTGCGCTGAGTGAAAAGAAAGATAGAAAGAACAACGTTAGTACCAGCTATTTAATTGGTGCGGGTTTCACCTTTTATATTTTTTGGAATATCTTCAGTATTCTTGGCGTGGTCATGGCGTCATCTGTACCCGATTTGGATAAGTATCACCTTGATTACTCTATCGTGGCTACGTTCATTACCATCGTTGTACCGATGATAAAAAAGATCAGTACCTTTTCTGGTGTTCTGTTCTCTCTATTTCTTTCAATGCTATTGACCTATTTCAAGATAGAAGGTGCCATCGCTATTGCTGGTGTCGGTGGTATGTTTTTCTCTGTATTCATTGCGTCCGTGCTTAAGGAAGAAAAATGA
- the leuC gene encoding 3-isopropylmalate dehydratase large subunit: MGKTLYQKLYDAHIVHEAPNETPLLYIDRHLVHEVTSPQAFDGLRAMGRKVRQPGKTFATMDHNVSTQTKDINASGEMARIQMQELIKNCAEFGVQLYDLNHPNQGIVHVIGPEQGMTLPGMTIVCGDSHTATHGAFGSLAFGIGTSEVEHVLATQTLKQGRAKTMKIEVTGDAAHGITAKDIVLAIIGKTGSAGGTGHVVEFCGKAIRALSMEGRMTLCNMAIEMGAKAGLVAPDETTFNYLKGRQFAPKDANWDAAVAYWSTLKSDDDAQFDTIVTLDAAQIAPQVTWGTNPGQVIAVNQEIPNPDSFSDPVERASAAKALAYMDLQPGIKLTDVKIDKVFIGSCTNSRIEDLRAAAEIAKGRKVAAGVQAIVVPGSGPVKTMAELEGLDKVFIEAGFEWRLPGCSMCLAMNNDRLNPGERCASTSNRNFEGRQGRAGRTHLVSPAMAAAAAVTGRFADVRELN, encoded by the coding sequence ATGGGTAAGACGTTATATCAAAAACTGTACGACGCACACATCGTTCATGAAGCGCCGAACGAAACACCGCTGCTGTATATCGACAGGCATCTGGTACACGAAGTGACTTCCCCACAGGCATTCGACGGCTTGCGTGCGATGGGCCGCAAGGTTCGTCAGCCGGGGAAAACCTTTGCAACCATGGACCACAACGTATCCACACAGACCAAAGACATCAATGCCAGCGGTGAGATGGCTCGCATTCAGATGCAAGAGTTAATCAAGAACTGTGCGGAATTCGGCGTTCAACTGTATGACCTGAACCACCCGAATCAGGGTATCGTTCACGTTATCGGCCCAGAACAAGGGATGACGCTGCCGGGTATGACCATCGTCTGCGGTGATTCACACACCGCAACGCACGGCGCATTTGGTTCACTGGCTTTCGGTATCGGTACATCAGAAGTGGAACATGTGCTGGCGACGCAAACCCTGAAACAGGGTCGTGCTAAAACCATGAAGATTGAAGTCACCGGTGATGCTGCACACGGCATCACCGCGAAAGATATTGTGCTGGCGATCATCGGTAAAACGGGTAGCGCGGGCGGCACCGGCCATGTGGTTGAATTCTGTGGCAAAGCCATTCGGGCGCTGAGCATGGAAGGCCGTATGACGCTGTGCAACATGGCCATCGAGATGGGGGCGAAGGCAGGTCTGGTTGCACCGGATGAAACCACCTTCAACTATCTGAAAGGCCGCCAATTTGCACCGAAAGACGCCAACTGGGACGCCGCCGTTGCGTACTGGAGCACGCTGAAATCCGATGATGACGCGCAGTTCGACACGATCGTCACACTGGACGCCGCGCAGATTGCACCGCAGGTCACCTGGGGCACCAACCCCGGTCAGGTTATCGCCGTCAATCAGGAAATCCCTAACCCTGATTCTTTCAGCGATCCGGTAGAGCGCGCCTCTGCCGCTAAAGCGCTGGCGTATATGGATCTGCAACCCGGCATTAAATTGACCGACGTGAAGATCGATAAAGTCTTCATTGGTTCTTGTACCAACTCGCGTATCGAAGATTTACGCGCAGCGGCAGAAATCGCCAAAGGGCGTAAAGTCGCGGCTGGCGTTCAGGCCATCGTCGTACCCGGCTCCGGCCCGGTAAAAACCATGGCTGAGCTGGAAGGGCTGGATAAAGTGTTCATCGAAGCAGGTTTTGAGTGGCGCTTACCGGGCTGTTCCATGTGCCTGGCGATGAACAATGACCGCCTGAACCCTGGCGAGCGTTGTGCATCAACCAGTAACCGTAACTTTGAAGGCCGTCAGGGCCGCGCGGGTCGTACCCATTTGGTCAGCCCGGCAATGGCTGCTGCTGCTGCGGTGACGGGTCGCTTTGCCGACGTCCGCGAGTTGAATTAA